A DNA window from Hordeum vulgare subsp. vulgare chromosome 1H, MorexV3_pseudomolecules_assembly, whole genome shotgun sequence contains the following coding sequences:
- the LOC123450036 gene encoding probable beta-1,4-xylosyltransferase GT43E: MHNDVGMVSSRRNSTGMFHRDGPAKDWSQFADPSPSPKLLYSQSYVVMRGLLASLASLDFALWSSTMKSAWRSPERSKSKGPGCKRVAFRLFVCFMVGIFIGFTPFFSVDVSQKIVSRLPFDDGVDDKVKELDAIVVQKEVEVIDEPEVEPQSPPVPAMLDDEVDFVEAAKPAITDLVIPVRKLLIVVTITSARPQQAYYLNRLAHVLKGVPPPLLWLVVEWPVTTFETAEILRSSGVMYRHIVCRKNLTSVRKIAVCQRNNAIYHIKKHHLDGIVHFADEERSYMGDVFEEMRKIRRVGAWPVANHDASKYRVVIEGPMCKGNRITGWNTIQKKGAPRRFPIGFSGFAFNSTMLWDPQRWNRPAMDSVIVHSGGRGGLQESRFVEKLVKNERQIEGLPDNCNRVMVWNFALEPPQLNYPTGWSLWNHLEVDKEL; this comes from the exons ATGCATAATGATGTTGGAATGGTGTCCAGTAGAAGGAATTCCACAGGGATGTTCCACCGCGATGGTCCAGCCAAGGACTGGTCCCAGTTTGCCGACCCCTCGCCGTCTCCTAAACTGCTCTACTCACAGTCCTATGTCGTCATGAGGGGGCTGCTGGCATCGCTGGCCTCTCTGGATTTCGCCCTGTGGTCAAGCACGATGAAGTCTGCATGGCGATCGCCCGAGCGGTCCAAGTCTAAGGGGCCGGGCTGCAAGAGAGTTGCGTTCCGGCTGTTTGTTTGTTTCATGGTCGGCATCTTCATCGGGTTCACGCCCTTCTTCTCTGTCGATGTATCTCAGAAGATAGTCTCGAGGCTCCCGTTCGACGATGGGGTGGATGATAAGGTTAAGGAGTTGGATGCGATCGTAGTGCAGAAAGAGGTTGAGGTGATTGACGAGCCCGAGGTTGAACCGCAGAGCCCTCCGGTTCCTGCAATGTTGGATGATGAGGTGGATTTCGTCGAAGCTGCAAAACCTGCTATTACTGATTTGGTCATCCCTGTGAGGAAGCTTCTGATAGTGGTGACAATCACTTCTGCTCGCCCACAACAGGCGTATTACTTGAATCGTCTAGCTCATGTTCTGAAAGGTGTACCACCTCCTCTCTTATGGCTAGTGGTGGAATGGCCTGTTACTACCTTTGAAACAGCGGAAATCCTCAGGTCTTCTGGGGTTATGTACAGGCATATTGTCTGCAGGAAAAATCTTACCAGTGTACGGAAGATTGCTGTCTGTCAAAGGAACAATGCAATCTATCATATTAAGAAGCATCACCTTGATGGTATAGTGCACTTTGCTGACGAAGAGCGGTCATACATGGGTGATGTATTTGAAGAAATGCGGAAAATCAG GCGCGTTGGTGCATGGCCTGTAGCGAACCATGATGCAAGCAAGTACAGGGTGGTCATCGAAGGGCCTATGTGTAAAGGAAACCGAATCACTGGATGGAACACAATTCAGAAGAAGGGTGCACCTCGTCGATTCCCAATTGGTTTCTCTGGGTTTGCTTTCAACAGTACAATGCTCTGGGATCCTCAAAGGTGGAACCGCCCAGCTATGGATTCTGTTATCGTCCACTCTGGTGGTAGAGGTGGTCTGCAG GAGTCGCGGTTTGTTGAGAAGCTTGTTAAGAACGAGCGTCAAATAGAAGGCCTTCCAGACAACTGCAACCGGGTCATGGTCTGGAACTTCGCCCTGGAACCTCCCCAGCTCAACTACCCCACCGGATGGTCATTGTGGAACCACCTTGAAGTCGACAAAGAACTGTAA